CGGCAGCCGCGCTCTTCGAACACCGGCGAGGCGTCCAGCAGCGCGCGTACGGTCGCGGTCAGGGCGGACGCCTCGGCGTGCTCGCCCACCAGGCGGATGCGCAGGCCCAGCGCATCGGGCAGCGCATCGCGCTCGGCCCGGCGCGCGACCGTGCGCCGTCCCTCGGCGAGGATCAACGCGTCGAGCGCGTCGGCGTGGTCGAGGGCGCCGACGTCGATGTCCTGCGCTTCGTACGCCAGCGGTGCCAGTGCGAGCTGACGGGCCGACACCTGCCGCTCCTCGACGTCGATCAGCCACGGTCCGCGCACCCCGGTCTCGGTGGCGCGCAGCGCGCTGATCGAGCCCAGGTAGCCGGACGGGCGGTCCGGGTCGTCGCCGAGGTCGGGCTTGTGGATGTGGCCGAGCAGCCAGGCATCGAGACCGGCGCGCTCCAGCTGGCGCGAGGTCACCGGCGCATGGGCGCTGTTCGCCTGGTCGCGATCGCAGTGCAGCAGGCCGATGCGCGGGCGCGCGCCGTCCGCTTCGGTCCATTCGGCCAGGGGCGAGCGGGTCACCCTGCGGCTCGGAAACGACCAGCCGATCACCGAGCCGGCCGACAGGGCGACCGACTCCCAGCGCCCACCGCGCCCGATCAGCTCCAGACCGTCGACGTGGTCGGCCAGCCGCGGCAGGACGTGCGTGTCGTGGTTTCCGGCCACGGCGAGTACGCGGATGCCCGTGCCGAGCAGTCGCTCGACTCCCTCGCGCAGCGGGTCGTAGCCGGCAAAGAAGTCGCGTTCCCGGTCGACCACGTCGCCGGCCAGCAGCACGGCTTCGACGCCGTGCTCGATCGCGGCGTCGACCGCGCGGCGCCAGGCGATCTCGGGACCCAGCCGGCGTGCGTCGCCGGTCAGCGCCTCGGGCAGCGACGCCGGCACGCGGCCGAGGTGCATGTCGCCGACGGCGAGCAGCTTCACCGCGGCATCCTCATCGCGTCAGCCATGGCATTGATGGTTGGCATGGTTGCAGGCGAGGCCCTCGTCCGGCTCGGGCTGAAGGGTGGGGTGGTCGATGCCGAAGCGGTCGAGCAGCAGGGTATTCAAGCGATCCAGCAACCCCGGCCAGGCCTCGAGGTCGTGCACCACGACATGGGCGGACAGCGCGATCCGCTCGCTGCTGATCTGCCAGATGTGCAGGTCGTGGATCTCCACCACGTCGCGGTCCTCGCTCATCGCGGCGCGCACGTCCTCGAGGTCGATCGGTCCCGGCACGCCTTCCATGACGATCCGCAACGCGGTCCGCAGCAGGCGGGTCGCGGCGACCAGGATCAGGCTGCAGATCAGCAAGGACAGGATCGGGTCGATCGGCGTCCAGCCGGTCAGCAGGATGATCGCCCCGGACGCGAGCGCGGCGACCGACCCGAGCAGGTCGCCGATCACGTGCAGCATCGCGCCGCGGACGTTCAGGTTCTCCTCGCCGCCGTGCAGCACCTTGAGGACGGCCAGGTTCACGACCAGGCCGATGGCCGCGACCAGGAGCACGGCCAGCCCCCGGACCTCGACGGGATTCTGGAACCGCTGGATCGCGTTGTAGACAATGACCCCGACCAGCACGAGCATGGCGGTGCCGTTGATCAGGGCGGCGA
Above is a genomic segment from Halomonas denitrificans containing:
- a CDS encoding metallophosphoesterase, with protein sequence MKLLAVGDMHLGRVPASLPEALTGDARRLGPEIAWRRAVDAAIEHGVEAVLLAGDVVDRERDFFAGYDPLREGVERLLGTGIRVLAVAGNHDTHVLPRLADHVDGLELIGRGGRWESVALSAGSVIGWSFPSRRVTRSPLAEWTEADGARPRIGLLHCDRDQANSAHAPVTSRQLERAGLDAWLLGHIHKPDLGDDPDRPSGYLGSISALRATETGVRGPWLIDVEERQVSARQLALAPLAYEAQDIDVGALDHADALDALILAEGRRTVARRAERDALPDALGLRIRLVGEHAEASALTATVRALLDASPVFEERGCRVFIDRLDAAFAPPLDLDTLAQEASPAGLLARDLRLLAGPDCEDRRRLVADARTRMEAAGGISDLHAVAGPVGEADAIDALERAGRAALAALLEQRR
- a CDS encoding cation diffusion facilitator family transporter, with amino-acid sequence MYEHDHHSHDHGSGRALRWALLITLAFAGVEFVVGWWGGSLALMADAGHMLTDSTSLGLAALAAWIATRPADAGHSWGHGRAEIVAALINGTAMLVLVGVIVYNAIQRFQNPVEVRGLAVLLVAAIGLVVNLAVLKVLHGGEENLNVRGAMLHVIGDLLGSVAALASGAIILLTGWTPIDPILSLLICSLILVAATRLLRTALRIVMEGVPGPIDLEDVRAAMSEDRDVVEIHDLHIWQISSERIALSAHVVVHDLEAWPGLLDRLNTLLLDRFGIDHPTLQPEPDEGLACNHANHQCHG